The following is a genomic window from Photobacterium sp. GJ3.
TCAGCCAGTTGCCCTGGCGCAGCCGGGTGAAGGATGAACAGGCCATGCAGCGCATCTCAGCGGAGCAAGTCATTACCATGTTTGACCGCATTGTTCAGGAACATTGCGCGTCACCAAGCATGACCCCCGTAAAGCGATAAACTGATTCACAGAAATCGGCCGGGATTTTACTTTGAGTGACCCGGTCGGCATAATCACTGGCATATTCGTACCGCCATCTTATTGAATTGGACGCTGAATGACCGCCGACACCTCCCGCAGCACTCTGGGCGTGCTGATGATCATCAAAAATGAAGCCAAGCATCTGGCAGCCTGTCTGGATACCGTCGCAGGCTGGGTTGACGAAATTGTCATTGTCGACTCAGGCAGTACAGATGAATCCGAACAGATTGCGCGCCGCTACACCGATCAATTTTACGCTTATGAAGACTGGCCGGGATTTGGCCTGCAGCGTCAGCGTGCACAGAATCACATGACCACAGATTGGGTGCTGGTGCTGGATGCTGATGAGCGCGTCACACCTGAACTCAAAGCTGATATTCAGGCTGCATTGAAAGCCAATCCAACCAAAACAGCGTACCGGCTGAATCGTCTGAGCGACGCCTTCGGGAAAACCATTCGCCATTCCGGCTGGTCGCCAGACTGGGTCGTTCGCCTGTATCGTCGGGAAGAAGCCCGCTATAACGATGCACTGGTACACGAAAAAGTGCTGACCAATGGGCTGGAGATTCGTCCGCTGAAAGGCCGTTTGCTCCATGACACCTATGACAATCTGCACCATTATCTCAATAAAACCACCAAGTATCTGAAAGCCTGGACGGATGAGCGGGAAGGCCGAAAAAAAGCCGGCTTAGGCACCGCCCTGCTCCATGCGCTGGCCAGCTTCCTGAAAATGTATATTCTCAAACGCGGCTTTCTGGATGGTCGGCACGGGTTTATTCTGGCGTGGTTGACCATGCACACCACATTTATCAAATACATTGATCTCTGGCTGAGGGAATATCAGCAAAGGAATTCCAAATGAAAGCGTCACTGATCATCACCACATACAACTGGAAAGAAGCACTCAGTGTCGTCCTGGACAGTATCAGACAGCAAAGTGTCCTGCCGGGAGAAGTCATCATTGCCGATGACGGCTCCCGTGAAGATACCCAGGCGCTGATTGCAGCGGCGGCATCAGATTTTCCAGTTCCCCTGATCCACAGCTGGCAGCCCGATGATGGCTTCCGGGCAGCGGAAAGCCGAAACCGGGCCATGGCCAAAGCACAGTTTGAGTATCTCATCATCATTGATGGAGATATGGTTCTGCCTCAACACTTTGTCGCTGCGCATCTTCGTCACGCCAAACCCGGACAATTTATTCAGGGCGGTCGTGTGCTCCTGAACGAGGCTTGCAGCCAGAAAGTCATTGCATCGAAAAAACTGCCTTACTGGTTCGCGTCCGGGCTGAAAAATCGGCACAACACACTGCAATGCCCTAAGTTAAGCCGCGCTTTTTCCAGAATCTCCAATACGGATAAATCCACCCGGAGCTGCAATATGTCTTTCTGGCGGGCGGATATCCTGCGAATCAATGGGTTTAATAATGATTTTGTCGGCTGGGGACGCGAGGACAGCGAATTTGTCCATCGGCTGCTGAATCTGGGCCTGAACCGCTTATATCTGAAATTTTCAGGTGCTGGCTATCATTTGTACCATGCTGAAAATACAAGAGCCTCGCTGGCGAAAAACGACGAAATTCTGGAGAACACCGTCCGTCAGAAGCTGACCCGCTGCGACAATGGTATTGATAAATTTATGGATGAAAACGCATGACAACCCGAGTCATTTACCCCGGCACATTTGACCCGATCACCAACGGCCATCAGGATCTGATAGAACGCGCCGCAGCCATGTTCGACCAAGTCGTCGTGGGCATTGCCTTCAGTCCAAGCAAGAAGCCGTTGTTCGACCTGCAGGAGCGTGTAGATCTGGCGAAAGCCGTCACCAGCCACCTGAACAACGTCGACGTCGTTGGCTTTTCCGGGTTACTGGTCGATTTTGCCCGCGAACAGCAAGCCAACATTCTGGTGCGTGGCCTGCGCGCGGTTTCCGACTTCGAATACGAATTCCAGCTCGCGAACATGAACCGACGCCTGATGCCGGAGCTGGAAACCGTGTTCCTGACACCCGCCGAAGAGAACTCGTTTATCTCATCGACCATCGTCAAAGAAGTTGCCCTGCACAAAGGTCAGGTCGATCAGTTTGTCCACCCGACGGTGGCTCAGGCCCTGAAAGCCAAGCTCGCAAAATAAGTGAATGATGGCGGACAGGATGTCATCCGGCCGCCACTTTTCCGCCAGCCTTCTGCCCGTAATAATCCAGATACCACGCCACAAATTTTTGCACGCCTTCAGGCACACTCACTTGAGGGTGAAACCCGGTCGCTTCAAATAAATCTTGGGTATCTGCATAGGTTGCGTAAACATCACCCGGTTGCATCGGCAGGTATCGTTTCATGGCTTCACGACCCAGCGCCTGCTCCAGCGCCGTAATAAAGTCCATCAGTTGAACTGGCTGACCATGTCCGAGATTGTACACTCGATAAGGTGCAGCGCTGGTCGCTGGCGTGCCGTTTTCCACCCGCCAGTTCGGATCCTCCGTCGGAATGTGATCCTGTATGCGCACCACCCCTTCCACAATATCATCGATGTAAGTGAAGTCGCGCAGCATGTCTCCGTGGTTGAAGACATCAATCGGCTCTCCGGAAAGAATCGCCGACGTAAACTTAAACAAGGCCATATCCGGACGTCCCCAGGGGCCGTAGACGGTAAAGAAGCGTAGCCCTGTTGTCGGAATGCCATACAGATGAGAATAGGTGTGTGCCATCAGTTCATTGGCTTTTTTGGTCGCGGCGTATAAAGAAACCGGATGGTCGACGCTGTCGGATGTTGACAGCGGGAGCTTGCGGTTGAGCCCATAAACAGAGCTGGAGGAAGCATAGACCAGATGCTCAATCTGATGACGGCGGCAGCCTTCCAGAATGGTCAGATGGCCGTTGAGATTACTGTCGGCATACGCCATGGGGTTTTCAAGGGAATAACGAACACCGGCCTGTGCGGCCAAGTGGATCACCCGATCAAACCGATGCATCAAAAATAACCGGGCAATGGCTTCCCGGTCGGCCAGATCGCAATCAAGCACCAATAAACTCGGATGCGCAATTTGCTGCACCCTTGCCTGTTTCAACCGGACATCATAATAGTGATTGAAGTTATCAATCCCGACCACATCATGGCCCATCTGGCACAGACGCTGTGCCACCGCACTGCCAATAAAACCAGCCACACCCGTTATCAGATAACGCATGCTCACCCCCATTGGAGGCTGCGATGGCCTCCTTACCATTCCCCAAAGAATTCCGAAGTGAGGCCTGACTAATCTTATATTTATCTAAAAATGTTGGCACTCACTACAATAGACTGTAGCACGCTGCCCGATTTTGACCTCATTGAGTTCCGTACCACACCGGGGGCAAGGTTTGCCTGCCTTCCCGTACACTTGCAGCTCCTGTGCAAAATAACCGGGTTTGCCGTCACTTTGTTTAAAATCCTTCAGTGTGGTTCCGCCCTGCGTAATCGCCTGAGCAAGCACCTGTTTGATGTCTGCCACCAGCCGGGTCAGCCGCGCCGGAGATAATGAACCCGCCGGGGCCTGAGGATGGATCCCTGCAGCGAACAAAGATTCATTGGCATAGATGTTGCCCACCCCCACAACAACCTGATTGTCCATAATGAACTGCTTCACCACAGTCCGCTTCCCTTTGGCTTTATCAATCAGATAATCCGCATGAAAGACTTCACTCAGCGGCTCAGGTCCGAGCTTACTCAGCACCGGGTGTTCCGTGTCCCGCGCCTGCCACAGCCAGGCGCCAAAACGACGCGGATCGTTGTAACGCAACACTTCACCACTGGCGAGTAAAACATCCACATGATCGTGTTTGGCTGGCGGGATCTCTGTCGGCAAGATACGCAGGCTGCCCGACATCCCTAAGTGAATGATGGCAAAACCAGCATCGGTTTCCAGCAGCAGATATTTCGCACGGCGCTCAACCCCGCGAATCATCTGCCCTTCAAGTAATTTCAATTCTGCGGGGATCGGCCAGCGCAGGCTCGGATTCCGCACCGTCACCCGAGTCACGGTCTGACCCACGACATGCGGGGTGATCCCCATCCGGCTGACTTCAACTTCAGGTAATTCAGGCATGTTTTCTCAGACTTCTTGATTGAGGGGAAATACTTTAAAGCGACGGGAACAGATAATCCGGTGCAACGGTCACCGCCAGCCAGTCGCCCTGCCAGTTTTGCAGCAGCCAGAATTGTGGCAGCTGATAAACCGTCAGACGATAAGGTTCTTCATGATCAGCCAGCCAGACTTCAACACTGCGCGGCGCGGTCAATTGCTCACTGAGCTGATTGAAGGTGCCCGAATCAACTTGAGTCCCTGCCAACTCCGCCCAGTGCGAAACCAGAACTGCAGGATCGCCGTTCATGACAGGCTCTGCCTGCCATTGGCCAGCGCTTTGCGTGAAAGCAACATTGGGTAAGGCCAGCCGGGTCACCCGGGCATCCGGGGGAGCAGCCGCACCAGGCCAGCAGTATTCGCCGCTTGCGGTTCATGACCGGCCATCCGCTCTTTCAGCAATGGCGGTAACTGGATGATTGCAACAAAAAGCAACACCCCGATAATGATGATGTTATTCCATCCTTTCCGTGACAATTTCATGCCGTCCTCTCCGCAATACACGTCAGTGATGGTAGCCCGCTTGCGGGCGATAGCCAAGCCACCTCAAACGGCAGCCATAAAAAAACCCAGCCTTGGCTGGGTTTTTATCAAAAAGCAAAAGGAACCAATTACTTGATTTTTGCTTCTTTGTACATAACGTGCTTACGGACAACTGGATCAAATTTCTTGATCTCAAATTTGCCTGGCATGTTACGCTTGTTTTTGTCGGTAGTGTAGAAGTGACCGGTGCCGGCAGATGATACCAGACGGATCTTCTCACGAATGCCTTTAGCCATTGTTTAGAATCCTCTTAAACCTTCTCGCCGCGAGCACGCATTTCAGACAGAACGGTATCGATACCTTTCTTATCAATGATACGCATGCCTTTCGCAGAAAGGCGTAGTTTAACGAAGCGTTTTTCGCTTTCTACCCAGAAACGATGAGTTTGCAGGTTCGGCAGAAAACGACGCTTGGTGGCATTACGTGCGTGTGAACGGTTGTTACCCGTTACAGGACGCTTACCAGTTACTTGGCATACTCGGGACATTACTGTCTTCTCCAAATCGTTTCAGCTCGATATCAACCGCGATTAACCGAACGCAAGAAGCATTCCATCTAACCGAAGCTATCAAAGGTCGCGCATTATACTAAGTCAAAACCAGTTGCTCAAGTCCCGAGCAGATCCTTTCTTGTCTTTTTGATCAATTTCGGCCTACTTTATAGCCAACCTCGTTCAGCAAAAGAAACCACTTCACCATCACCAACAACGAAGTGATCGAGGATCCGAATGTCCACCAGGGCCAGCGCATCGCTGATCCTCCGCGTAATTCGCCGATCGGCCTGACTTGGCTCCGCCACGCCTGAGGGGTGATTATGCGCTAAAATCACCGCCGCTGCATTAAGTTCCAGCGATCTTTTTACCACTTCGCGCGGATAAACACTCGCGGCGTCAATGGTTCCCTCAAACATCACCTCCCCCTCAATAACCCGATGCTGATTATCCAGAAATAAAATATAAAAAACTTCCCGGTGGCGATCCCGAAGCACCTGGCTGAGATATCGGCGAGTCGCCTCCGGGCTGGTCATGGCTTCCCCTTTTTTCAGTTGCTCAGACAAATACCGTAAACTCATCTCCAGTACCGCCTGCAATTGCACATACTTGGCAGGCCCCAACCCTTTATGCAGGCAAAACGTTTTATGATCTGCGGCCAGCAAGGCCCGTAAGGAGCCGAATTCTTCCAGTAAACGTCCTGCCAGCTCCACCACATTCAGGCCGGGAAGCCCGGTCCGCAGAAAAATGGCCAGCAATTCGGCATCCGATAATGCGCCAGCACCGCGTTGTAACAGCTTTTCCCTCGGCCGCGCTTCCTGCGGCAAATGCTTCAAAACCATCCTGTCTTCACCTCATGTTTATTTTGCCTCAGCAGAATGGAGTCTCAGCCGCATGGCA
Proteins encoded in this region:
- a CDS encoding glycosyltransferase family 2 protein, translating into MTADTSRSTLGVLMIIKNEAKHLAACLDTVAGWVDEIVIVDSGSTDESEQIARRYTDQFYAYEDWPGFGLQRQRAQNHMTTDWVLVLDADERVTPELKADIQAALKANPTKTAYRLNRLSDAFGKTIRHSGWSPDWVVRLYRREEARYNDALVHEKVLTNGLEIRPLKGRLLHDTYDNLHHYLNKTTKYLKAWTDEREGRKKAGLGTALLHALASFLKMYILKRGFLDGRHGFILAWLTMHTTFIKYIDLWLREYQQRNSK
- a CDS encoding glycosyltransferase family 2 protein; this translates as MKASLIITTYNWKEALSVVLDSIRQQSVLPGEVIIADDGSREDTQALIAAAASDFPVPLIHSWQPDDGFRAAESRNRAMAKAQFEYLIIIDGDMVLPQHFVAAHLRHAKPGQFIQGGRVLLNEACSQKVIASKKLPYWFASGLKNRHNTLQCPKLSRAFSRISNTDKSTRSCNMSFWRADILRINGFNNDFVGWGREDSEFVHRLLNLGLNRLYLKFSGAGYHLYHAENTRASLAKNDEILENTVRQKLTRCDNGIDKFMDENA
- the coaD gene encoding pantetheine-phosphate adenylyltransferase, which codes for MTTRVIYPGTFDPITNGHQDLIERAAAMFDQVVVGIAFSPSKKPLFDLQERVDLAKAVTSHLNNVDVVGFSGLLVDFAREQQANILVRGLRAVSDFEYEFQLANMNRRLMPELETVFLTPAEENSFISSTIVKEVALHKGQVDQFVHPTVAQALKAKLAK
- a CDS encoding NAD-dependent epimerase gives rise to the protein MRYLITGVAGFIGSAVAQRLCQMGHDVVGIDNFNHYYDVRLKQARVQQIAHPSLLVLDCDLADREAIARLFLMHRFDRVIHLAAQAGVRYSLENPMAYADSNLNGHLTILEGCRRHQIEHLVYASSSSVYGLNRKLPLSTSDSVDHPVSLYAATKKANELMAHTYSHLYGIPTTGLRFFTVYGPWGRPDMALFKFTSAILSGEPIDVFNHGDMLRDFTYIDDIVEGVVRIQDHIPTEDPNWRVENGTPATSAAPYRVYNLGHGQPVQLMDFITALEQALGREAMKRYLPMQPGDVYATYADTQDLFEATGFHPQVSVPEGVQKFVAWYLDYYGQKAGGKVAAG
- the mutM gene encoding bifunctional DNA-formamidopyrimidine glycosylase/DNA-(apurinic or apyrimidinic site) lyase; protein product: MPELPEVEVSRMGITPHVVGQTVTRVTVRNPSLRWPIPAELKLLEGQMIRGVERRAKYLLLETDAGFAIIHLGMSGSLRILPTEIPPAKHDHVDVLLASGEVLRYNDPRRFGAWLWQARDTEHPVLSKLGPEPLSEVFHADYLIDKAKGKRTVVKQFIMDNQVVVGVGNIYANESLFAAGIHPQAPAGSLSPARLTRLVADIKQVLAQAITQGGTTLKDFKQSDGKPGYFAQELQVYGKAGKPCPRCGTELNEVKIGQRATVYCSECQHF
- the rpmG gene encoding 50S ribosomal protein L33, which codes for MAKGIREKIRLVSSAGTGHFYTTDKNKRNMPGKFEIKKFDPVVRKHVMYKEAKIK
- the rpmB gene encoding 50S ribosomal protein L28; this translates as MSRVCQVTGKRPVTGNNRSHARNATKRRFLPNLQTHRFWVESEKRFVKLRLSAKGMRIIDKKGIDTVLSEMRARGEKV
- the radC gene encoding DNA repair protein RadC translates to MVLKHLPQEARPREKLLQRGAGALSDAELLAIFLRTGLPGLNVVELAGRLLEEFGSLRALLAADHKTFCLHKGLGPAKYVQLQAVLEMSLRYLSEQLKKGEAMTSPEATRRYLSQVLRDRHREVFYILFLDNQHRVIEGEVMFEGTIDAASVYPREVVKRSLELNAAAVILAHNHPSGVAEPSQADRRITRRISDALALVDIRILDHFVVGDGEVVSFAERGWL